A single region of the Epinephelus moara isolate mb chromosome 12, YSFRI_EMoa_1.0, whole genome shotgun sequence genome encodes:
- the LOC126398407 gene encoding E3 SUMO-protein ligase ZBED1-like, with translation MTGEDCSASATGCISPLKSVKDPRVERAIAVCKRIVSAFSYTWKRKRELAAAQADLHLPPHRLTNKVGSRQQMIERVLEQEKAISQVLKADKKTRHLVPTWQDTDVWESVNKTLSPLMEFTDALSGEEYVSVSYLRPVLHLLNNTVLPHSDDDTDLTKHMKTAILQYLNDKYSDPATNDLLDMASFADPRFKDSYIADDRKDYIKTRAAAEIQALLEMQAEAVPNTESAPQTSTAAAGGAVEREAKKVKQSPGSCFKKASTQPGPAALSDRDAIEVEIKSYLQSVLVDGEANPLEWWRLYQANFPRVANFAKKYLCIPATSAPSERAFSTGGNIVTCHRSALKPETVDKLVFLANNL, from the exons ATGACTGGAGAAGACTGCAGTGCTTCGGCCACAGGCTGCATCTCGCCATTG AAAAGTGTGAAAGATCCTCGTGTGGAGCGAGCAATTGCCGTGTGTAAAAGGATCGTGAGTGCCTTTTCATACACATGGAAAAGGAAGAGAGAATTGGCCGCTGCCCAGGCTGACCTACACCTGCCTCCTCACAGGCTCACCAACAAGGTGGGGTCACGGCAACAAATGATAGAGCGGGTTCTTGAACAGGAGAAGGCCATATCACAGGTCTTGAAAGCAGATAAAAAGACCAGACATCTGGTACCTACTTGGCAGGACACTGATGTTTGGGAATCTGTGAACAAGACCCTCAGCCCTCTAATGGAGTTCACCGATGCACTGTCTGGGGAGGAGTACGTCAGTGTGTCATACCTCAGACCTGTGCTTCATCTGCTGAACAACACAGTTCTTCCTCACTCTGATGATGACACAGACCTGACAAAACACATGAAGACGGCTATCCTCCAGTATCTTAATGATAAGTACTCTGACCCTGCTACCAATGACCTGCTGGACATGGCGTCCTTTGCTGATCCACGCTTTAAAGACTCATACATAGCTGATGATAGAAAGGACTACATCAAGACCAGAGCAGCAGCGGAAATTCAAGCACTGCTTGAGATGCAAGCTGAAGCTGTACCTAACACAGAGTCAGCCCCACAAACAAGCACTGCAGCtgctggtggagctgtggagagagAGGCTAAGAAGGTGAAACAAAGTCCGGGCAGTTGTTTCAAAAAAGCATCCACTCAGCCTGGCCCAGCTGctctctctgacagagatgCCATTGAAGTGGAGATAAAAAGCTACCTGCAGTCAGTGTTAGTTGACGGAGAAGCTAACCCACTAGAGTGGTGGAGGCTGTACCAGGCTAATTTCCCAAGGGTGGCAAACTTCGCAAAGAAATATCTTTGCATTCCTGCCACCAGTGCCCCTTCAGAGAGGGCATTTAGCACTGGTGGCAACATTGTCACATGCCACCGGTCTGCAttaaagccagagactgtggaCAAGCTTGTGTTTCTGGCTAACAACCTATAA
- the ccn6 gene encoding cellular communication network factor 6 isoform X1, whose amino-acid sequence MLSLLCRSLLLILAQQCFSRAQNNGQLAARDGRAAAERRQFCQWPCKCPQRPFCAPGVSSVLDGCGCCKSCARQIGEPCNERDICDPHKGMYCDFSADRPRFEVGVCAYMMAVGCDLNGAHYENGEGFQPSPLYKCTCIAGAIGCTPVFFQKPAGLLGPAPLMGNMPAGLRSGQSPKKHQQDTTYMTAYRDPPLAWKRNCLIQTTPWSPCSKTCGLGISVRVNNDNGKCEMRKDRRLCLLRPCEKSVMKTVKVLKGKTCRPKFQAKKAEKLTLSGCTSTKKFKPTYCGVCTDKRCCVPNKSRMIKVNFTCKGGSNTQWKMQWITSCVCQKKCNDPGDMFSDLRLL is encoded by the exons ATGCTATCGCTTCTCTGCCGTTCCCTCCTGCTCATCCTTGCTCAACAG TGCTTCAGCAGGGCTCAGAACAATGGGCAGCTAGCTGCTAGAGATGGGCGGGCTGCTGCTGAGAGGCGGCAGTTCTGCCAGTGGCCCTGCAAGTGTCCGCAAAGACCCTTTTGTGCCCCGGGAGTGAGCTCTGTCCTGGATGGGTGTGGCTGCTGCAAGAGCTGTGCCAGGCAAATCGGAGAGCCATGCAACGAGAGGGACATCTGTGACCCACACAAGGGCATGTACTGTGACTTTTCAGCTGACCGGCCCAGATTCGAGGTcggagtgtgtgcat ACATGATGGCAGTAGGCTGTGACCTGAATGGGGCCCACTATGAGAACGGAGAAGGTTTCCAGCCCAGCCCCCTGTATAAGTGCACATGTATTGCTGGAGCCATCGGCTGCACCCCTGTTTTTTTCCAGAAGCCTGCCGGCCTCTTAGGTCCCGCCCCGCTGATGGGCAACATGCCAGCTGGCCTTCGCAGCGGCCAAAGCCCAAAGAAGCATCAGCAGGATACTACCTACatgacag CTTACAGGGATCCTCCTTTAGCCTGGAAAAGGAACTGTCTGATCCAGACCACCCCCTGGAGCCCCTGCTCCAAAACCTGCGGCTTGGGCATCTCTGTGCGTGTCAACAACGACAACGGCAAATGTGAGATGAGGAAGGACCGACGCCTGTGTCTGCTGCGGCCATGTGAGAAGAGCGTGATGAAGACTGTTAAG GTGCTGAAGGGAAAGACATGCCGGCCTAAATTCCAGGCAAAGAAAGCAGAGAAGCTGACACTCTCGGGCTGTACCAGTACCAAGAAGTTTAAGCCCACATACTGCGGTGTCTGTACAGACAAGCGCTGCTGTGTCCCCAACAAGTCCCGCATGATCAAGGTCAACTTCACGTGCAAGGGAGGCTCCAACACACAGTGGAAGATGCAGTGGATAACGTCCTGCGTGTGCCAGAAGAAGTGCAATGATCCAGGCGACATGTTTTCTGACCTGCGGTTACTCTAA
- the ccn6 gene encoding cellular communication network factor 6 isoform X2 — protein sequence MLSLLCRSLLLILAQQCFSRAQNNGQLAARDGRAAAERRQFCQWPCKCPQRPFCAPGVSSVLDGCGCCKSCARQIGEPCNERDICDPHKGMYCDFSADRPRFEVGVCAYMMAVGCDLNGAHYENGEGFQPSPLYKCTCIAGAIGCTPVFFQKPAGLLGPAPLMGNMPAGLRSGQSPKKHQQDTTYMTAWKRNCLIQTTPWSPCSKTCGLGISVRVNNDNGKCEMRKDRRLCLLRPCEKSVMKTVKVLKGKTCRPKFQAKKAEKLTLSGCTSTKKFKPTYCGVCTDKRCCVPNKSRMIKVNFTCKGGSNTQWKMQWITSCVCQKKCNDPGDMFSDLRLL from the exons ATGCTATCGCTTCTCTGCCGTTCCCTCCTGCTCATCCTTGCTCAACAG TGCTTCAGCAGGGCTCAGAACAATGGGCAGCTAGCTGCTAGAGATGGGCGGGCTGCTGCTGAGAGGCGGCAGTTCTGCCAGTGGCCCTGCAAGTGTCCGCAAAGACCCTTTTGTGCCCCGGGAGTGAGCTCTGTCCTGGATGGGTGTGGCTGCTGCAAGAGCTGTGCCAGGCAAATCGGAGAGCCATGCAACGAGAGGGACATCTGTGACCCACACAAGGGCATGTACTGTGACTTTTCAGCTGACCGGCCCAGATTCGAGGTcggagtgtgtgcat ACATGATGGCAGTAGGCTGTGACCTGAATGGGGCCCACTATGAGAACGGAGAAGGTTTCCAGCCCAGCCCCCTGTATAAGTGCACATGTATTGCTGGAGCCATCGGCTGCACCCCTGTTTTTTTCCAGAAGCCTGCCGGCCTCTTAGGTCCCGCCCCGCTGATGGGCAACATGCCAGCTGGCCTTCGCAGCGGCCAAAGCCCAAAGAAGCATCAGCAGGATACTACCTACatgacag CCTGGAAAAGGAACTGTCTGATCCAGACCACCCCCTGGAGCCCCTGCTCCAAAACCTGCGGCTTGGGCATCTCTGTGCGTGTCAACAACGACAACGGCAAATGTGAGATGAGGAAGGACCGACGCCTGTGTCTGCTGCGGCCATGTGAGAAGAGCGTGATGAAGACTGTTAAG GTGCTGAAGGGAAAGACATGCCGGCCTAAATTCCAGGCAAAGAAAGCAGAGAAGCTGACACTCTCGGGCTGTACCAGTACCAAGAAGTTTAAGCCCACATACTGCGGTGTCTGTACAGACAAGCGCTGCTGTGTCCCCAACAAGTCCCGCATGATCAAGGTCAACTTCACGTGCAAGGGAGGCTCCAACACACAGTGGAAGATGCAGTGGATAACGTCCTGCGTGTGCCAGAAGAAGTGCAATGATCCAGGCGACATGTTTTCTGACCTGCGGTTACTCTAA